One window of Candidatus Polarisedimenticolia bacterium genomic DNA carries:
- a CDS encoding protein kinase produces the protein MTLSPGKTLSHYRLLEEIGRGGMGVVYQALDTKLDRKVALKVLPEEATADPERLERFRREAKAVAALNHPGIVTIFSVEEAEGVHFLTMELVTGRTLQEIIPGSGLSLDKIYQIAIPLAEALAAAHERGIVHRDLKPSNIIVTPDGRVKVLDFGLAKLLLPKDAIPEGSLEETRTLATGEGKVIGTVPYMSPEQVSGKAVDSRTDIFSLGIILYEMETGKRPFAGESSAELASAILRDQPRSISDIRSDLPGHLGWVTRRCLEKEPRRRYQSALDISNELQDIKSGSSSSDALSGQLIPRSGPGVPGVPAVRPPSGETPVPYQYQVPSQYQSQTPIPYQAQPGPPVKAPTPIRNLVFAGFMACIGLGVVVVIFTRQRPVPAVTINSDGVRVGQGGLLTPPGVPNPPGVPGSHPPGLPGTAPGNIASVAVLPFVNMSSDPDNEYFSDGMTEELINALAKVQGLKVPARTTVFALKGKQVPVQEIGGKLGVATVLEGSVRKAGERIRINVQLVGTSDGNALWSEEYDREVKDVFAVQDEISHRIVDSLKVKLTPTEAQAMERVPASNSKAYEAYLRGRRFHWLGGARNYRAGREMFLKAIDMDPKYPLAWCGLADVASYEYMYSESTPAKLKLANDASQKALELAPDLAESHASRGLALSLSKDYAGAAREFETAIRLDPRLFEAYYFYARSCFAQGLREQAAHLFEQAMKMRPEDYQAPALVRGVYAALGRNAEADEMQRRVVRLVDDQLAANPNDARALYLSAGALVSLGQKEKGFERARRAVAIDPTDTGTLYNVACLYSIDGQKEEAMTYLEKAVANGFAQKAWIENDDDLNNLHDMPRYKALLAKMK, from the coding sequence ATGACCCTGTCACCCGGGAAAACGCTGTCGCACTACCGGCTGCTCGAGGAGATCGGGCGGGGCGGGATGGGGGTGGTGTACCAGGCGCTCGACACCAAGCTGGACCGCAAGGTGGCGCTGAAGGTCCTCCCGGAAGAGGCGACGGCCGACCCCGAGCGGCTCGAGCGCTTCCGCCGTGAGGCCAAGGCAGTGGCGGCGCTCAACCATCCGGGGATCGTCACCATCTTTTCGGTGGAGGAGGCCGAAGGGGTCCACTTCCTGACGATGGAGCTGGTGACGGGCCGCACGCTCCAGGAGATCATTCCGGGTTCCGGTCTCAGCCTGGACAAGATCTACCAGATTGCCATCCCGCTGGCCGAGGCTCTCGCGGCCGCGCACGAGCGCGGCATCGTCCATCGCGACCTCAAGCCTTCCAACATCATCGTGACGCCCGACGGCCGGGTGAAAGTCCTCGACTTCGGCCTGGCAAAGCTCCTCCTGCCGAAGGACGCCATCCCGGAGGGCAGTCTCGAGGAGACACGGACCCTCGCCACCGGCGAGGGCAAAGTCATCGGGACCGTGCCCTACATGTCGCCCGAGCAGGTATCGGGGAAGGCGGTCGACTCACGCACCGACATCTTCTCTCTGGGCATCATTCTTTATGAGATGGAGACGGGGAAGCGCCCCTTTGCGGGGGAGAGCTCGGCGGAGCTGGCCTCCGCCATCCTGCGCGACCAGCCGCGCTCGATCAGCGACATCCGCTCCGACCTGCCGGGGCACCTCGGATGGGTGACGCGGCGCTGCCTGGAGAAGGAGCCGCGACGGCGCTACCAGTCGGCCCTGGACATCAGCAACGAGCTGCAGGATATCAAGAGCGGCAGCAGCTCCAGTGACGCCTTGTCGGGCCAGCTCATTCCGCGCTCCGGACCTGGCGTCCCCGGAGTCCCGGCGGTCCGTCCACCCTCGGGTGAGACACCGGTACCGTATCAGTACCAGGTGCCGTCGCAGTATCAGAGCCAGACACCGATCCCGTACCAGGCGCAGCCAGGGCCACCCGTCAAGGCGCCTACACCCATCCGCAACCTGGTCTTCGCCGGCTTCATGGCATGCATCGGTCTGGGTGTCGTGGTCGTGATCTTCACGCGCCAGCGGCCCGTCCCCGCTGTCACCATTAATAGTGATGGCGTGAGAGTGGGACAGGGGGGCCTGCTGACTCCACCCGGCGTTCCCAATCCTCCCGGCGTTCCCGGCTCGCACCCGCCCGGACTCCCCGGCACCGCCCCCGGCAACATCGCCTCCGTCGCCGTGCTTCCCTTCGTCAACATGAGCTCGGATCCCGACAACGAGTACTTCAGCGACGGAATGACCGAGGAGCTGATCAATGCGCTGGCGAAGGTCCAGGGATTGAAGGTACCGGCTCGCACCACCGTCTTCGCGCTGAAAGGCAAGCAGGTCCCGGTGCAGGAGATTGGCGGCAAGCTCGGCGTGGCCACCGTGCTGGAAGGCAGCGTGCGCAAGGCGGGGGAGCGCATCCGCATCAACGTGCAGCTTGTCGGCACGTCCGATGGCAATGCCCTGTGGTCCGAGGAGTACGACCGCGAGGTGAAGGACGTCTTCGCGGTGCAGGACGAGATCTCCCACCGCATTGTCGACTCGCTCAAGGTGAAGCTGACGCCCACCGAGGCGCAGGCCATGGAGCGCGTGCCGGCGAGCAACTCGAAGGCCTACGAGGCCTACCTGCGCGGCCGCCGCTTCCACTGGTTGGGCGGCGCGCGGAACTATCGGGCCGGCCGGGAGATGTTCCTCAAGGCGATCGACATGGACCCGAAATACCCGCTGGCCTGGTGCGGTCTCGCCGACGTCGCCTCCTACGAGTACATGTACAGTGAGAGCACCCCCGCGAAGCTGAAGCTGGCCAACGACGCCTCCCAGAAGGCGCTCGAGCTGGCCCCCGATCTGGCGGAATCACACGCCTCTCGCGGCCTGGCGCTGAGCCTGAGCAAGGATTACGCCGGCGCGGCGCGCGAGTTCGAGACCGCCATCCGGCTCGACCCGCGCCTGTTCGAGGCCTACTACTTTTACGCGCGCAGCTGCTTCGCGCAGGGTTTGCGCGAGCAGGCGGCGCACCTGTTCGAGCAGGCCATGAAGATGCGGCCGGAAGACTACCAGGCACCCGCCCTGGTGCGCGGCGTCTACGCAGCGCTTGGTCGCAACGCCGAGGCGGACGAGATGCAACGCCGGGTCGTCCGCCTGGTCGACGACCAGCTCGCTGCAAATCCCAACGACGCGCGAGCGCTTTACCTGAGCGCCGGCGCGCTGGTGTCCCTCGGCCAGAAGGAGAAAGGATTCGAACGGGCGCGCCGCGCCGTCGCCATCGACCCCACCGACACCGGCACCCTCTATAACGTCGCCTGCCTGTACAGCATCGACGGACAGAAGGAAGAGGCGATGACCTACCTGGAGAAGGCCGTCGCCAACGGCTTTGCCCAGAAGGCCTGGATCGAGAACGACGACGACCTCAACAACCTGCACGACATGCCGCGCTACAAGGCGCTCCTCGCCAAGATGAAATAG